The DNA region GGGATGCCAGCTGAAGCCACTGGCCCAGCCCAGGGGTTGCTGGGAGCTGAGGGTAGCCAGGGATATTGGCCTCTTCTCCAGAGAGCTTTGGCAGCAGGGCCAGCCTGTGGCAGCACCCAGCCATGGGGTACACCAGCCCCACCAACACAGAGCTGGAACCTGAGCTGGGAGGAGCAGAGGGCAGACTCTGGGGCTGATGGTTCAGATCATGGAAGCGGCCAGGAGCAgtacctgtagttccagctactggggaggctgaggcaggaggatactttaagcccaggagttcaaggccaacctgggcaacataatgagaccccatctcaaaataaataaataattttttttaagacctGGAAGGAGACTAAACTACCAAGATTTCTAGCCTCAGGCTTCCCGTCTGTGAAAGCTGGTGACAGGACCTATCCTTTTGTGGGTCTTTTTCTGTGCCACCAGCCTCAGTACGGGAAGACTCAGTACTAGGACTAATACAGTGCTGATTCCTCAGTGCACTCTCCTCGTTGAGACCTGCTCCTCTGCTCTGCAACCTCAGGGAGAACCAGTAGGTGAGGATGCACCACAAATGCCCCAAGAGAGAGTCATGGACTGCTTAGGGTCACTGAGTCCTCTCTACAGCCCTAGGGCACCCTCCCTGTGTCAGATGAGGAGCTGAGCTCATACCAGACCCACAGCTGGTCAGTGGCAGGGGTTTCGCCTGGGCCATTCTGACCCCAGCCTACTCTCTCAGCCCTGACTTGACTCTTCACTTCAAAGGACAACTAACTGCCCCCTTGGTAAGAGGTTTTTTGCCCCCAACATCCACTTTTGTCCAGCTACACAGACTTCCTGTCAGGCCCTTGAGATAGCCTTTGCTCAAAAAGCAGTGCCCCTGGGAAGGGCAGAAGCCCAGTgtggggcagagggcagagggcctGGGTGGGCGGCTAATCCAGCCTGACTGTTGCAGCTCATGTCAGCCCTTACCCCCAGCTCCAGATCATGAACTTCAAGGTCACGGGCCTGGGCCTGGACAAAATGAGGCTGGACAGTCCACAGTCCTTCCTGGACACGGAGGAGGTGGAAGAGGGGGAGGATCAGCAGCTGCTGGAGCCAGAAGCGTGGAGGACCTATATGGAGCACCGCAATGTGCTTCGTGAGTTCCTGACCTCAGACCTGAGCCCCCATCTGCTCAAGCGCCACCATGCCCGCatgcagttgctcaagaagtgcTCCTACTACATTGAGGTCCTCCCCAAGCACCTGGCCCTGGGTGACCAGAACCCACTGGTGCTTCCCAACACCATGTTCCAGCTCATTGACCCCTGGAAGTTCCAGCGCATGAAGAAGGTGGGCACAGCACAGACCAAGATCCAGTTGCTGCTGCTGGGAGACTTGCTGGAGCAGCTGGACCATGGACGTGCAGAGCTGGATGCCTTGCTCGAGTCCCCAGACCCGCGGCCCTTCCTGGCTGGCTGGGGGCTTGTGGAGCAGCGGCTGGCAGACTTGTCGGCCGTCATGGACAACTTCCTGGCCATGATGGTGCCAGGGCGCCTGCACATCAAGCACCGCCTGGTATCTGACATTGGGGCCACAAAGATTCCACACATCCGGCTCATGCTGAGCACCAAGATGCCAGTCATGTTTGACCGAAAGGAGTCAGTGGCCCACCAGGACTGGGTCAGCCTGCGCTGGTTTGTCACCATCCAGCCAGCGGTGCCAGAGCAGTTTGAGCTGCGCTTCAAGCTGCTGGAGCCACGGACGCAGCAGGAATGCACGCAGTGTGGCATCATCCCTGTGGCCACCTGCACCTTCGATGTCCACAACCTGCTGCCCAACCGCACCTACAAGTTCACTGTCAAGAGGGCAGAGAGCTACACACTGGTGTATGAACCATGGCGGGACAGCCTTACCCTGCAGACCACTCCAGGGCCCCCGGGAGGGCCTGCCCCCAGTCGGCTGGGCAAGCCCAGCTCGCCCCTGACCGCACCTTCTGAGAgatgattttctaatatttatccaCTAATAAAGAGGAGTATACACAGAGAATTAAACAAGCCGGCTTAGGTTTTAAGGCAGCAGCAGCCATGAGTATTTTCCTGATGGTCCAGCACCCCACAAGCCCCAGGACCCCCTTAGTCCTGCTGTCTTTCCAGGGGAGCCCCAGTCTGGACCTCCAGGACAGATGGCCACTGGAGCAAGAAGTGCCAGCCCCTGGCACCTGGCTgccatccccaccaccacaccagtctctgctttctcaCCTGCCTGGCAGGCTGGGGCTGCGTGAGAGGGTGACACCCTGGGGTCCTGTCTGGACACCACGGGGGCAGTCAGAGCCCCCACGCTAGTATTGCAGCTTCCTTGGAGCCAGGGTGCCCGAGACCAAgaggacattttattttatttatttattttctgtggtgctggggattgaacccagggccttgtgcattcgaggaaagcactctgccaacagagctacatccccagcccacattttatttttaaaataaaagataaacgtCTTATATTCTCCCCAAGAAAAGCTGAAGTTCGTCGGTACCCCCATCACGAAGTGGGTGAGGGTCCTGGCAAGGGAGCCTGACCAGGAGCCTCCCCAAGATGCTAGCCAGTACCATCGCTCCTGTGGGGTGGCCATCCCTCTGCCCACCAACCCTCCTTGCCAGCTGCTGGTGGTCTCTCCCTATGCAGGTGACCAGACCCCTATGTTACCCGAGGAGCCTCGAGAGGCCATGTTCTCCAGCCTGGTCATGTGACTCTGGTGCAGCCAGAAGATGGTCTCAAACACAGCCCACTTGACTCAGGAGACGTGGATGCAGGCCTGGTCACCTCCAGGGCCACAGGGTGCACCTTGCACCCAGGCGAGGCGGGGGCGGACTGCATGGACCAGAGCCACACCAGCACACACACGTCCAGTTTTCCACCCACCACGCACATCAGTGCTCTCAGGTCTGGCAGGGGCTAGAATGGTAAAGGACAGGGACCCCTTTTTCCATTGGCAAAGGGATGGTTTGCTGCAAAGGATGGTCAGCTCCCAGTGGGGTCAGAAAGGCCTCAGCAGCCCAGCTCCCTTCCCAGGGCTCTCCAGCTGCAGGCCCACCCATGGTTCCTGTGAGCCTTCCATGCCTGTCACTCTGGCATCATGTGGCTTTGGGGACTTGCCTCTGGCCGTCCTACGGGATAGGCCATCCCAGATGTCCAGGGTCAGCATGCCACTGCTCCTGTGCTGCTTGTGGAGTGAGGACTGGGGTTTGTGCTGTGTCACACCCAACCCACTGGAGAGGGGAGGCCTGGGTAGGGGCTGGCCAAGGGAAGTGTCTTTGGGTCCAGTACTCTGGCATGCCCACTGGAGGGCTGCCCAGGTCCTGGCATCTCTGGCCCAGCCTCATGCCCCCAGCAGGCCCAGAGGCAGCAGCTCAGAGCGGAGCCACCCTGAGTAGGTCCTGCCCCTGGGTACACCCGCCTGGGCTGCTCCCTCCGGCAGACTCACTCCATGGGGCTTCCCACCTTTGTATCTTTGAGAAAGTCGCAGGGGCTGAGCGCCTTTCTCACTCCAACATGGTCTCCTTAAACCTTGTTGCTGGCAGTGGTCCAGTCCTGGCTTCCCCCTGGTCTTCAAGACCCCTTCCCCAGGAAGCCCAACTCATGGCTGGTGAGGTCCAATTGCCTCTGCCTGGGGGCACCTGTGAATCTCAGGAGATACCCCAGAACTCTGCAATagtcttgttgttgttgttgtcgtactagggattgaaccagggcacttaaccactgagccacattcccagcctttcttacttatttatttttgaaacagagttgctaagttgctgaaggcctcactataaattactgagactagcctcaaacttgtgatcctcttgcctcagcctccccagttgctgggagtacaggccTAGGCACTGTGCCCGGCTTCTGCAATTCTTTTACAGCTGCCCTAGAAGTATTCTCTAAGCAGCACTTCCCACGGCACCTCCCTCCAGGGGACCTGCTTTCCCTccagcttctctctgccacatccCACCCATCTGATCTCTCTGCTGGCAAGGGAGAGCAGTACAGAGGGTGCAGGGGAGGCCAGGGAGAGCCAGCCACAAACCAGCAGGATGCTCACAGCCCAGGTCTGCTTGGGGGTGCCCACGGCCTGAGGAGCAACTTCAGACAAGGCAGGGTGCTATGCAGACCACAGCTGCAGGGACCTGGCCCCTGGCCTCATGGGCTACTTTGGGTCAGCCCAGTCTGGGGACCGAGCATGAGGCTGGCCATGCAACTCGGGACAAGGCTCCCCATCCTTGCCAACTTGGTCCCCCTCCTCCACTGTCCCTGCACAGATGACCTCAGGCGGTACAGCTGGTGCCCTTGGTCATAAAGCTGGGTGCTGCCATCCTCTCCACTTGCTCCCAGGTCCAGCATCTGTCCACTGGGAACCCCTGGTGACCTCCACAGCCACCTCCTAAGGAAGATGAAGGACAACACTTTTTGCCCCTGCCCAACCTCAAAGCACCCAGAAGTGAGAGCAGCTTTCAGAGGGGTCTTTATAACACCATTAATATTTAATCatgaggggctgggctgggctaagtggcaaagcacttgcctggcacgtgtgaggccctgggttcaattcttggcaccacatagaaatgaataaaatagagttccatcaacaacaaaaaatatatttaaaaaatttaatcatgAGGTGGAATCTGAGAAAAGGTTGAAAATTGGAATACAGAAACCTGGTTTGTAGAAAACCCCAGTGGACAGGCACTCCTCCCACAGAAGGCTCTGCAGAGGCGAGGGGAGGCCTCTTGCTCCTCCTTGGA from Ictidomys tridecemlineatus isolate mIctTri1 chromosome 5, mIctTri1.hap1, whole genome shotgun sequence includes:
- the Fndc11 gene encoding fibronectin type III domain-containing protein 11 isoform X1; this encodes MTCSPYGNPLAGGAKAARRALTVGSRASLSRAARRRLGRQRHLERRAEDSGKRGLQIMNFKVTGLGLDKMRLDSPQSFLDTEEVEEGEDQQLLEPEAWRTYMEHRNVLREFLTSDLSPHLLKRHHARMQLLKKCSYYIEVLPKHLALGDQNPLVLPNTMFQLIDPWKFQRMKKVGTAQTKIQLLLLGDLLEQLDHGRAELDALLESPDPRPFLAGWGLVEQRLADLSAVMDNFLAMMVPGRLHIKHRLVSDIGATKIPHIRLMLSTKMPVMFDRKESVAHQDWVSLRWFVTIQPAVPEQFELRFKLLEPRTQQECTQCGIIPVATCTFDVHNLLPNRTYKFTVKRAESYTLVYEPWRDSLTLQTTPGPPGGPAPSRLGKPSSPLTAPSER
- the Fndc11 gene encoding fibronectin type III domain-containing protein 11 isoform X2, yielding MNFKVTGLGLDKMRLDSPQSFLDTEEVEEGEDQQLLEPEAWRTYMEHRNVLREFLTSDLSPHLLKRHHARMQLLKKCSYYIEVLPKHLALGDQNPLVLPNTMFQLIDPWKFQRMKKVGTAQTKIQLLLLGDLLEQLDHGRAELDALLESPDPRPFLAGWGLVEQRLADLSAVMDNFLAMMVPGRLHIKHRLVSDIGATKIPHIRLMLSTKMPVMFDRKESVAHQDWVSLRWFVTIQPAVPEQFELRFKLLEPRTQQECTQCGIIPVATCTFDVHNLLPNRTYKFTVKRAESYTLVYEPWRDSLTLQTTPGPPGGPAPSRLGKPSSPLTAPSER